From Oncorhynchus mykiss isolate Arlee chromosome 6, USDA_OmykA_1.1, whole genome shotgun sequence, the proteins below share one genomic window:
- the LOC110506796 gene encoding deoxyuridine 5'-triphosphate nucleotidohydrolase isoform X2, producing the protein MRQETVLRQWEKVIDAAEVSPLKRTKPHAVAENVISVLKFSKLSEHATAPTRGSAKAAGYDLFSAYDYSIGPMDKAIVKTDIQIAVPSGCYGRVAPRSGLAAKHFIDVGAGVVDEDYRGNVGVVLFNFSKETFDVKKGDRVAQLVCERICYPDLQELKTLDETERGAGGFGSTGSN; encoded by the exons atgcgtcaggaaacagtgcttcgacAGTGGGAAA AAGTGATAGACGCCGCAGAAGTTTCTCCACTGAAGAGGACAAAGCCACATGCAGTGGCAGAGAATGTGATATCGGTGCTGAAGTTCTCCAAGTTGTCTGAACATGCCACTGCTCCTACCCGGGGCTCTGCTAAAGCTGCAGGCTACGACCTGTTCAG TGCCTATGACTACAGTATTGGTCCTATGGACAAGGCTATCGTGAAGACTGACATCCAGATAGCAGTTCCTTCAGGCTGCTATGGCAGAGTGG CACCACGGTCTGGCCTGGCTGCAAAACACTTCATCGATGTTGGGG CTGGAGTAGTGGATGAGGACTATAGAGGTAATGTGGGGGTGGTGCTGTTCAACTTCAGCAAGGAAACCTTTGACG TGAAAAAAGGGGACCGTGTGGCTCAGCTGGTGTGCGAGAGGATCTGCTACCCAGACCTACAGGAGCTAAAG ACTCTGGATGAGACCGAGCGTGGGGCTGGAGGATTTGGCTCCACAGGCAGCAACTGA
- the LOC110506796 gene encoding deoxyuridine 5'-triphosphate nucleotidohydrolase isoform X1 has product MEHFVAKQRLYWRCCSSIIAAQSSVLSHRTFYLYSPTLARRKGCENAEVIDAAEVSPLKRTKPHAVAENVISVLKFSKLSEHATAPTRGSAKAAGYDLFSAYDYSIGPMDKAIVKTDIQIAVPSGCYGRVAPRSGLAAKHFIDVGAGVVDEDYRGNVGVVLFNFSKETFDVKKGDRVAQLVCERICYPDLQELKTLDETERGAGGFGSTGSN; this is encoded by the exons ATGGAGCACTTCGTTGCAAAGCAGAGGCTCTACTGGCGGTGTTGTTCTTCGATTATCGCTGCCCAGTCTTCAGTACTCTCACACAGAACATTTTATCTGTATTCTCCCACTCTGGCCAGGAGAAAAGGATGCGAGAATGCAG AAGTGATAGACGCCGCAGAAGTTTCTCCACTGAAGAGGACAAAGCCACATGCAGTGGCAGAGAATGTGATATCGGTGCTGAAGTTCTCCAAGTTGTCTGAACATGCCACTGCTCCTACCCGGGGCTCTGCTAAAGCTGCAGGCTACGACCTGTTCAG TGCCTATGACTACAGTATTGGTCCTATGGACAAGGCTATCGTGAAGACTGACATCCAGATAGCAGTTCCTTCAGGCTGCTATGGCAGAGTGG CACCACGGTCTGGCCTGGCTGCAAAACACTTCATCGATGTTGGGG CTGGAGTAGTGGATGAGGACTATAGAGGTAATGTGGGGGTGGTGCTGTTCAACTTCAGCAAGGAAACCTTTGACG TGAAAAAAGGGGACCGTGTGGCTCAGCTGGTGTGCGAGAGGATCTGCTACCCAGACCTACAGGAGCTAAAG ACTCTGGATGAGACCGAGCGTGGGGCTGGAGGATTTGGCTCCACAGGCAGCAACTGA